One part of the Salvelinus fontinalis isolate EN_2023a chromosome 4, ASM2944872v1, whole genome shotgun sequence genome encodes these proteins:
- the LOC129854376 gene encoding skin secretory protein xP2-like: MTKPMLPKTAEKKPPAEEVPVDGAAKAPTEGEAKPEAAAAPPPEEQAPDLAPEAPVEPAAPAAEPVPAEGAPAPAPPAEDGASPAEGDPPADRAPPAEGAPAEPAPAPEPVPESEPPRSRH, translated from the coding sequence ATGACCAAGCCAATGCTGCCAAAGACGGCCGAGAAGAAGCCGCCAGCGGAGGAAGTTCCAGTGGATGGTGCAGCAAAGGCACCGACAGAGGGGGAGGCCAAGCCAGAGGCAGCAGCAGCACCTCCTCCAGAGGAACAAGCCCCAGATCTAGCACCAGAGGCCCCTGTTGAGCCAGCAGCACCCGCAGCAGAGCCAGTCCCAGCAGAAGGAGCCCCAGCTCCGGCACCCCCAGCTGAGGATGGGGCCTCTCCGGCAGAAGGAGACCCACCAGCCGATAGAGCTCCACCTGCAGAGGGTGCCCCAGCAGAGCCTGCCCCGGCACCAGAGCCCGTACCAGAGTCGGAACCTCCTAGGAGTAGGCATTGA